The Xenopus laevis strain J_2021 chromosome 7S, Xenopus_laevis_v10.1, whole genome shotgun sequence genome includes a window with the following:
- the LOC121396257 gene encoding uncharacterized protein LOC121396257: protein MDKVQRNPSLLTLYSVLKDFRGEHTDFEALASYYEHHYRVEYSENIVLKHFLLTCEVDPRMRAKENIILYWKMLNSLEVIKREYAALRKSAKLPPDHPTRVQNRRQQLEYLRLENTINQHLNQLHNEFVREQKLQEAARKKQSPAAEEEEEDDGAPAAAAEEEAAPGEEEEEAPIKKKRKALPLKISNFVKRRRKKTERK, encoded by the exons acgctgtactccgtcctgaaggacTTCAGGGGGGAACATACGGACTTTGAGGCCCTcgcctcttattacg aacatcactaccgggtcgaATACAGCGAGAACATCGTCCT aaagcacttccttctTACGTGCGAAgtggacccgaggatgagggccaaGGAGAACATTATCCTGTACTGGAAAATGCTCAACtcactg gaagtgatcaagagggaatatgccgccctcaggaagtctgccaagctgcctcct gatcaTCCAACTCGAGTCCAAAACCGGAGGCAGCAACTTGAGTATCtgcggctggagaat ACCATCAACCAACACCTTAACCAGCTGCACAACGAGTTTGTGAGAGAGCAGAAGCTACAGGAAGCTGCTcg taagaaacaaagtcctgcagctgaagaagaggaggaggatgatggagcccctgcagcagcagcagaagaggaagccgctcctggagaagaagaagaggaagctccaataaagaaaaagaggaaagcGCTCCCGCTGAAGATAAGCAACTTCgtgaagaggaggagaaagaagacgGAGCGGAAGTAG